One genomic region from Patescibacteria group bacterium encodes:
- a CDS encoding rod shape-determining protein: protein MRILDKILGRFSKDLGIDLGTANTLVYVKDKGIVINEPSVVAVNIKNDQILAVGNEAKKMVGKTPAHIMACRPLVEGVISDFEVTEKMLKYFFQRVHEETSAFLPRPRVVIAIPLDITEVERKAVEDATISAGAREVFLIEQAMAASIGARLPIEEATGNMVVDMGGGTTQISVISLGGIVTWKTIKIAGDVMNKDIVQYARDNFNLLLGERVAEEIKIKVGSAAPLDEPLEAKMRGRDLITGLPREVIVTDEQIRNALKRSVNQIVENVKATLEVTPPELVADIYEKGMLLTGGGALLKNLDKVLSERTEVPVRVADDPLTCVVRGTGILLENFELLKEVMVPSSQDSSRPR, encoded by the coding sequence ATGAGAATTTTAGATAAAATTTTAGGGAGGTTTTCCAAGGATTTGGGCATTGATTTAGGGACAGCTAATACTTTGGTGTATGTGAAAGACAAGGGGATTGTTATTAACGAGCCGTCGGTTGTAGCTGTCAATATAAAGAATGACCAAATTTTAGCCGTGGGTAATGAGGCTAAAAAAATGGTCGGCAAAACGCCGGCGCATATTATGGCTTGCCGTCCGCTGGTGGAAGGAGTTATTTCTGATTTTGAAGTGACGGAAAAAATGCTTAAATATTTTTTTCAGCGTGTTCACGAAGAAACTTCGGCTTTTTTACCGCGCCCGCGGGTTGTTATTGCTATTCCTTTAGATATTACTGAAGTGGAAAGAAAGGCGGTTGAAGATGCCACTATTTCCGCCGGAGCCAGAGAGGTGTTTTTAATTGAGCAAGCCATGGCGGCTTCTATTGGCGCCCGTTTGCCCATTGAAGAGGCTACTGGCAATATGGTTGTTGATATGGGCGGCGGGACAACGCAAATTTCCGTTATTTCCCTAGGTGGTATTGTGACCTGGAAAACCATAAAAATTGCCGGAGATGTGATGAACAAAGATATTGTTCAGTATGCGAGAGATAATTTTAATTTGCTTTTAGGGGAAAGAGTGGCTGAAGAAATAAAAATAAAGGTGGGGTCAGCTGCGCCCTTAGACGAGCCGTTGGAGGCCAAAATGCGCGGGCGGGATTTAATTACCGGATTACCCAGAGAAGTCATTGTTACCGATGAGCAGATTAGGAATGCTTTAAAACGTTCCGTAAATCAAATAGTGGAAAATGTTAAGGCAACGCTGGAGGTCACCCCGCCGGAACTGGTGGCGGATATTTATGAGAAAGGGATGTTGCTTACCGGCGGTGGAGCTTTGCTTAAAAATTTAGACAAAGTGCTTTCGGAACGCACCGAGGTTCCAGTGAGGGTAGCCGATGACCCACTTACTTGCGTGGTCCGCGGTACCGGGATACTTTTGGAAAATTTTGAATTATTAAAAGAGGTGATGGTGCCATCGTCACAGGATTCATCTCGCCCAAGATAA
- the mreC gene encoding rod shape-determining protein MreC, whose protein sequence is MQRSRSKYYFIFVAVLLLLVFLYYIGGLHFIGGAITKTLNPLLGEFYSGGNWLENFYSDKTGNRAEISSLLAKNKELGENYSKLLKENAELKVLVNENESLKKELKFSEERKYRIIPGRVISRNLFLPNTLIIDKGEEDGLRKGLAVVADEGVIIGKIIKIEKSISTILLLTDVQSKLAVMSLDDQGINGMVSGEYGLSLKMELIPKDKELRSEGIVVTSGIETDIPPGLLVGRISQITNLSGELFQSAVLSPLTNYHNIKFVLVLLP, encoded by the coding sequence ATGCAACGTTCTCGGTCTAAATATTATTTTATTTTTGTAGCAGTATTATTACTGCTCGTTTTTTTGTATTACATCGGCGGATTGCATTTTATCGGAGGAGCAATTACTAAAACTTTGAATCCGTTGCTAGGGGAATTTTATTCCGGAGGTAATTGGTTAGAGAATTTTTATTCAGATAAAACCGGAAATAGGGCCGAAATCAGCTCTTTATTGGCAAAAAATAAGGAATTAGGAGAAAATTATAGTAAGCTTTTAAAAGAAAATGCCGAACTTAAAGTTTTGGTTAATGAAAACGAATCGCTAAAAAAAGAATTAAAATTTTCCGAAGAGAGAAAATATCGCATTATTCCCGGTCGAGTGATTAGCCGTAATCTATTTTTACCTAATACTCTGATAATAGACAAGGGCGAAGAGGATGGTCTTCGCAAGGGATTGGCGGTGGTGGCTGACGAGGGAGTTATTATCGGCAAAATAATAAAAATCGAAAAAAGCATTTCAACTATTTTGCTTTTAACGGATGTTCAGAGTAAATTGGCGGTTATGAGTTTAGACGACCAAGGAATCAATGGAATGGTTAGCGGAGAGTATGGCCTTAGTTTAAAAATGGAGCTGATACCTAAAGACAAAGAATTGCGTTCCGAGGGGATTGTGGTGACTTCGGGGATAGAAACCGATATTCCCCCAGGACTTTTAGTGGGGCGTATTAGTCAAATTACTAATTTAAGCGGAGAACTTTTCCAGAGTGCTGTTCTTTCTCCATTGACTAACTATCATAATATAAAATTTGTCTTAGTGTTATTGCCCTAG
- the mreD gene encoding rod shape-determining protein MreD, producing the protein MKKFLLLFLGAIFSVILQSGFLNSLGAPLNNINLVLCLVIFLVIIFDYRVGLLFGVLAGIFLDIYSPLFFGLSTVIFLLIALGVNFLFSNFFTNKSLYSLIVLGGVSILFYEFFLYLLVFLAFYFGVLEFRIFLDYFWFKKLISEILLNILVLILMFFIVKSGSKRLRAVFIFND; encoded by the coding sequence ATGAAAAAATTTCTTTTACTTTTTTTAGGGGCGATTTTTTCAGTAATTTTGCAAAGTGGTTTTTTAAATTCTTTAGGCGCGCCGCTCAACAATATTAATTTAGTTTTATGTTTAGTCATTTTTTTGGTAATAATTTTTGATTATCGCGTCGGTTTACTTTTTGGGGTTCTCGCCGGAATTTTTTTAGACATTTATTCTCCTTTATTTTTCGGTTTATCCACGGTCATTTTTTTACTCATCGCTCTCGGTGTCAATTTTCTTTTTAGCAATTTTTTTACCAATAAATCCCTTTATTCCTTGATCGTTTTGGGCGGGGTTTCCATCTTGTTTTACGAGTTTTTTCTTTATTTATTAGTTTTTCTGGCGTTTTATTTTGGTGTTTTAGAGTTTCGCATTTTTTTGGATTATTTTTGGTTTAAAAAGTTAATCAGTGAGATTTTACTGAATATTTTGGTTTTAATTCTGATGTTTTTTATTGTGAAGAGCGGGAGCAAAAGATTAAGAGCAGTTTTTATTTTTAATGATTGA
- the mrdA gene encoding penicillin-binding protein 2 → MFIRDNNPFTFGDNEKSLAVRRREWTPDSFLNLAKTGKGEDFLGKSIDDKILGKIFLVIALFLFLLFSRAFYLQIIRGGEYRDFAEGNRIRIKVTPPPRGLIYDRGGEAFVKNVGSFNLVVVPSDLPKKEEDKEALFDNFSEEYGIAKEQIKSLLEGVPSFSYQPILLKENISREEALKILIQSENLPGFSVDVGIRREYIINGEESSKNSLAHIIGYEGKITRDELALYGDDYYLNDRLGKSGLELSYENLLRGQHGEKKVEVDVRGREIKVLAEVKPEFGRNIKLSIDKELQKKTEELLARYLKSNNKKRGAVIIEDPNSGEILSMVSLPTFNNNDFSEGISQEIYTGLINDESQPLFNRAIKGEYPSGSIFKPIVALAALEEGIINQRTSFLSVGGINVYQWFFPDWKAGGHGWTNVTRALAESINTFFYIIGGGYKDFEGLGIYKIVEYAKKFNLGEGLGVDLPGEAFGFLPTPEWKEKAKGEEWYIGDTYHLAIGQGDILVTPLQAVSWISVFANGGTLYRPYLVKEILNEKNEVVEEVKPEIINSNFAFPQNIDIIRSGLRQAVVSGSAKGLLDLPITSAGKTGTAQWHSKKQPHSWFVGFAPYNNPKVAIVVLIEEGGEGSGVALAVAHDILGWYFGNKEKEL, encoded by the coding sequence ATGTTTATAAGGGATAATAATCCTTTTACTTTCGGCGATAATGAGAAGAGTTTGGCGGTAAGAAGACGAGAATGGACGCCGGATTCTTTTTTAAATTTGGCTAAAACTGGCAAAGGAGAAGATTTTTTAGGCAAATCAATCGACGACAAGATATTGGGAAAAATTTTTTTAGTTATCGCCCTGTTTCTTTTTTTATTATTTTCAAGAGCTTTTTATTTACAGATTATAAGGGGCGGGGAATATCGTGATTTTGCCGAAGGCAACAGGATTCGCATTAAAGTAACTCCGCCTCCGCGGGGTTTGATTTATGACAGGGGAGGGGAGGCCTTTGTAAAAAACGTCGGGAGTTTTAATCTAGTAGTAGTACCTTCCGATTTACCCAAGAAAGAAGAAGATAAGGAAGCATTATTTGATAATTTTTCCGAAGAGTATGGCATTGCTAAAGAGCAAATTAAAAGTTTGCTTGAAGGGGTGCCCAGTTTTTCTTATCAGCCGATTCTATTAAAAGAAAATATCAGCCGGGAAGAGGCCCTGAAGATTCTAATTCAAAGTGAAAATTTGCCGGGGTTTAGCGTTGACGTTGGCATTCGTCGCGAATATATTATAAACGGCGAGGAAAGTTCTAAAAATTCTCTGGCTCATATCATCGGGTATGAAGGTAAAATAACCAGGGATGAACTGGCTCTTTATGGCGACGATTATTATTTAAATGACCGTTTGGGTAAATCGGGGTTAGAGCTTTCTTATGAAAATTTACTCCGCGGCCAGCATGGGGAAAAAAAGGTGGAAGTTGACGTCCGCGGCAGGGAAATAAAAGTTTTGGCGGAGGTTAAACCGGAATTTGGGAGGAATATCAAACTTTCCATAGACAAAGAATTACAGAAAAAAACAGAAGAATTATTAGCTCGTTATTTAAAGAGCAACAATAAGAAAAGGGGCGCGGTTATAATTGAAGACCCAAATAGCGGAGAAATTTTATCAATGGTGAGTTTGCCGACTTTTAATAATAATGATTTTTCCGAAGGCATTAGTCAGGAAATTTATACGGGCCTTATTAATGACGAATCTCAGCCCCTATTTAATCGGGCTATAAAAGGGGAATATCCTTCGGGGTCAATTTTTAAGCCCATTGTGGCTTTGGCCGCCCTGGAAGAGGGGATAATCAATCAACGCACAAGTTTTCTCTCCGTCGGAGGTATTAATGTTTATCAATGGTTTTTCCCGGATTGGAAAGCCGGCGGACATGGATGGACTAATGTGACGCGCGCTTTAGCTGAATCAATTAATACCTTTTTTTATATTATCGGCGGGGGCTATAAAGATTTTGAGGGCTTGGGTATTTATAAAATAGTTGAATATGCTAAAAAATTTAATCTAGGCGAGGGGTTAGGGGTTGATTTACCCGGTGAGGCCTTTGGATTTTTACCGACTCCGGAATGGAAAGAAAAAGCCAAGGGTGAAGAGTGGTACATAGGCGACACTTATCATTTAGCTATCGGGCAGGGAGATATTTTAGTGACCCCTCTGCAGGCGGTTTCTTGGATTTCGGTTTTTGCCAATGGCGGCACGTTATATCGCCCGTATTTAGTTAAAGAAATTTTAAATGAAAAAAATGAAGTCGTAGAAGAGGTTAAACCGGAAATTATCAATAGCAATTTCGCTTTTCCGCAAAATATAGATATTATCAGGTCTGGTCTTCGACAAGCAGTCGTTTCCGGCAGCGCTAAGGGTTTACTTGATTTACCCATCACCTCTGCCGGGAAAACGGGAACGGCGCAATGGCATAGTAAAAAGCAACCGCATTCTTGGTTCGTGGGGTTCGCTCCATATAATAATCCCAAAGTTGCCATTGTGGTTTTAATTGAGGAGGGCGGTGAGGGGAGTGGCGTGGCCTTAGCTGTGGCCCACGATATCTTGGGATGGTATTTTGGAAACAAAGAAAAGGAGCTGTGA
- the greA gene encoding transcription elongation factor GreA yields MRINKVNYVTREGLEKLKEELTHRKTVLRRQIADRIDRAKELGDLSENAEYAEAKDEQAFNEGRIIELEEMVMTASLITEGERGMVNVGSTIVVESPLGKKEFTITGASEADPLKGLISNESPLGRAFLGRKKDEEVEIKVPAGVVKYKILKIK; encoded by the coding sequence ATGAGAATTAATAAAGTGAATTATGTGACCAGAGAGGGGCTGGAGAAGTTAAAAGAAGAATTAACTCATCGAAAGACGGTTTTACGCCGGCAAATAGCCGACCGTATTGACAGGGCCAAAGAACTCGGAGATTTATCGGAAAACGCAGAATATGCGGAAGCCAAGGATGAGCAGGCTTTTAATGAAGGCCGAATAATAGAATTAGAAGAAATGGTGATGACCGCCTCTTTAATTACTGAAGGAGAGAGGGGCATGGTAAATGTTGGCTCTACTATAGTAGTGGAAAGTCCATTGGGTAAAAAAGAATTTACCATTACCGGAGCATCTGAAGCCGACCCTTTGAAAGGTTTAATTTCTAATGAGTCGCCCCTGGGCAGGGCTTTTTTGGGTAGAAAAAAGGATGAGGAAGTGGAAATTAAGGTTCCGGCCGGAGTAGTAAAATATAAAATTTTAAAAATCAAATAG